From Primulina tabacum isolate GXHZ01 chromosome 2, ASM2559414v2, whole genome shotgun sequence, one genomic window encodes:
- the LOC142529690 gene encoding uncharacterized protein LOC142529690 isoform X2, whose translation MVEMAARRKCRLWWPENLSSHAPSNFNYLFGWFISSSEASIDIVVAFACDEPTLSSSIAPRSDVQEFLRVTNENMPAFLQNKCKFSLLGSYVAEHSVNGQSAVYGNDKKTCKNSATNRQCLSRSPNACTNNSGSLRCGCHKLDGLFEQVGLAALENTWIKFVCGLTETVGQRIRAIPKIDHLHWNGEIVFQLDIHVIIYVVPTFNDHHYCLDPRGSFNSCTTPCKKPKWFDELHQKDSHLNLDAVIMAMNTASAAQMMLSRCLNAESGIRFRIVYIILGNVFCNTRQSILLRSCQLLYWPFFLQDHGKRSQTCVKFAEKAALHKHLMWSNIVVDVFLGNVFGILLWYLAEPCCLWFSSCAHDITNHCLSTSVWLMGNPAGFKLNTELAGVLGMISLNGIQFWSTLWVFMSFLFIKFLKGLAICGIFLGLTTAAALIIDTISIATIHVLTFHLFLSLLYSCQIQTVAALWRLFRGRKWNPLRQRLDSYDYTVEQHVVGSLLFTPILLLLPTTSAFYIFFSGLHTAVSFICLFIGVTISIIHATPYSKIFIWLKTKKRFPSGIWFEVASCKCIESGAVNDGDKSTRKLHNTACAGGKSTILVLFLRSNYLNLGEVVWPHYRHVYGAFSKSSIISSAYSLLTGTSTRSYNVMHVPSKLPWMVIPWKEYWHLCHDSVYACRPSSCKPYS comes from the exons ATGGTGGAAATGGCGGCAAGAAGAAAGTGCAGGCTTTGGTGGCCGGAGAATCTTTCCTCTCATGCGCCGTCTAATTTCAATTACCTTTTCGGTTGGTTCATTTCTTCTTCGGAAGCTTCTATCGATATCGTAGTTGCTTTCGCCTGCGACGAGCCGACACTTTCTTCCTCAATTGCCCCACGATCAGATGTCCAG GAATTCCTTCGGGTGACAAATGAGAATATGCCTGcatttcttcaaaacaaatgcAAATTTTCTCTGCTAGGGTCTTATGTAGCAGAGCATAGTGTCAACGGACAGTCGGCTGTGTATGGAAATGATAAAAAGACATGCAAGAATTCGGCTACCAATAGACAATGTTTGTCACGAAGCCCAAATGCTTGTACGAATAATTCCGGAAGTTTAAGATGTGGATGCCACAAGCTCGATGGGTTATTTGAACAAGTTGGACTTGCGGCTCTAGAAAACACGTGGATCAAGTTTGTCTGTGGTCTAACAGAAACTGTTGGACAAAGAATTCGAGCCATACCCAAAATTGATCACTTACATTGGAATGGAGAAATAGTGTTTCAGTTGGATATCCAC GTCATAATTTATGTAGTTCCCACTTTTAATGATCACCATTATTGCCTGGACCCCCGGGGTTCATTCAACTCGTGCACAACTCCATGCAAGAAACCCAAATGGTTTGACGAGCTTCACCAGAAAGATTCACATCTTAACTTG GACGCTGTCATTATGGCGATGAATACTGCTAGTGCTGCTCAAATGATGCTTAGTAGATGTCTTAATGCGGAGTCCGGTATTCGATTCCGAATTGTTTACAT CATACTGGGAAATGTATTTTGCAATACTAGGCAAAGCATCCTACTCCGCAGCTGTCAGTTATTGTATTGGCCTTTCTTTCTACAAGATCATGGTAAAAG GTCTCAGACATGTGTTAAGTTTGCGGAGAAAGCTGCACTCCACAAGCACTTAATGTGGTCAAATATTGTGGTTGATGTGTTTCTTGGGAATGTATTTGGCATTTTGCTTTGGTATTTGGCAGAACCTTGTTGCTTATGGTTTTCAAGCTGTGCTCATGACATTACAAATCATTGCTTAAGTACTAGCGTATGGCTGATGGGAAATCCAGCAGGTTTTAAGTTGAATACTGAGCTGGCAGGAGTTCTTGGAATGATTTCTCTAAATGGCATTCAATTTTGGTCGACTCTTTGGGTGTTTATGAGTTTTCTCTTCATCAAGTTTCTGAAAGGACTTGCTATATGTGGGATTTTTTTGGGTTTAACAACAGCCGCAGCTCTAATAATTGATACAATTTCCATAGCCACAATTCATGTTTTGACATTTCATTTATTTCTGTCACTTCTCTATTCATGTCAGATACAGACTGTGGCAGCATTATGGCGACTCTTCAG GGGTAGGAAGTGGAATCCTCTACGTCAAAGATTAGATAGCTACGACTATACTGTGGAGCAACATGTAGTTGGTTCTCTCCTCTTCACCCCAATTTTACTTCTATTGCCAACCACGTCTGCATTCTACATTTTCTTCAGCGGTTTGCACACAGCTGTGAGCTTTATCTGCTTGTTTATTGGGGTGACCATATCCATCATTCATGCTACTCCATAttctaaaattttcatttgGCTAAAGACGAAGAAGAGATTTCCATCAGGGATATGGTTTGAAGTGGCGTCGTGCAAATGTATTGAGAGTGGAGCTGTCAATGATGGTGACAAATCCACTCGGAAACTGCATAACACAGCTTGTGCTGGTGGTAAATCCACCATTTTGGTTTTATTTCTTCGGagcaactacttgaatttag GAGAAGTGGTCTGGCCACACTACAGGCACGTCTATGGAGCATTTTCCAAGTCGTCCATAATTTCATCAGCTTATAGTCTTCTAACTGGAACAAG CACTCGATCCTATAATGTGATGCATGTTCCTTCGAAATTGCCATGGATGGTAATCCCCTGGAAAGAATATTGGCACCTTTGCCACGATTCTGTCTACGCATGCAGGCCAAGTTCATGTAAACCTTATTCATAA
- the LOC142529699 gene encoding nuclear intron maturase 3, mitochondrial, with translation MLLSLLRKSKPATVTTANFHLSSTLRRQQPHFSTETHSLSKQALESLVLSRYRHGKFHGLLSDVVAAPPLLLTACQNLKKHTPDTPPPPLTIDSVSTHFFSFQELSFQLCKNSFDVESCCIPVSQRGKRGTPLVLPNLKLKVVIEAIRIVLEVIYDDRFATFCYGGRANLGRHTAIRYLKNSVENPSWWFSVKLDRELFGSSHIDKLCLMLGDKIEDNAFLDLIRRLFECKIVNIELGGVCLGRGLPQESALSSILINVYFNGFDKEVQDLRLRTNKENPKFMEIGLVSAERDSDHVFYKPLTIHAVRFLDEILIVTSGTKIMTLELKNKVVKFLEHDLDLRVDKLSTVIHSAVEEKIDFMGMELQAVAPSVLRPPKTEKAIRAQKKYLRQKEVRLLELKNAKERNRKKLGLKLLKHVFRKLKQSNGFEFAFQIENEVRQIFRTWGEEVVQEFLGSVDERAEWHRNLSAGDFLSLERIRNSLPHDLVDAYDNFQHQVDKYLKPMKAKKMLEEKVKRAEEEDEQKYAQRTIEDLTRRCIKVKAPMELIRKAVRMVGFTNSMGRPRPLTWLMVLEDVDIIKWYAGVGRRWLDFYCCCHNFRTVKIIVTYHLRFSCILTLAEKHEATKRETIKHFTKDLKVSNIDGVEDVHFPSEKEIKMMGDRNLSEPIPVDGALDLVLMRLASDEPSHRCIAHFCDRNDTTVYRIQLQLNGLGKNFINKSIQGCLMGSIHESLHRKCAPLCRLHVSEVYMGRLTLQDIDCTALLDFD, from the coding sequence ATGCTCTTGAGCCTCCTCCGAAAGTCCAAACCCGCCACCGTCACCACCGCAAACTTCCACCTCTCCTCCACCCTTCGCCGCCAACAGCCCCACTTCTCCACCGAAACTCATTCTCTCTCAAAGCAAGCGCTTGAATCCCTAGTACTCTCCCGCTATCGTCACGGAAAATTCCACGGCCTCCTCTCTGACGTCGTCGCTGCACCCCCTCTCCTCCTCACCGCCTGCCAGAACCTCAAAAAGCATACCCCAGATACTCCTCCGCCGCCACTCACTATTGATTCAGTTTCCACCCACTTCTTCTCCTTCCAAGAATTGTCCTTTCAGCTATGTAAAAATTCATTTGACGTTGAATCTTGCTGCATTCCTGTTTCTCAACGAGGGAAGAGAGGTACACCCCTTGTGCTACCCAACCTGAAGCTTAAAGTTGTGATTGAAGCTATTAGGATTGTGCTTGAAGTTATTTATGATGACAGGTTTGCTACCTTTTGTTATGGTGGGCGAGCAAACTTGGGCCGCCACACAGCGATTCGGTATTTAAAGAATTCGGTGGAGAATCCTAGTTGGTGGTTTAGTGTTAAACTTGATCGTGAATTATTCGGTTCTAGCCATATTGATAAATTGTGTTTGATGCTGGGGGACAAAATTGAAGATAATGCATTTCTTGATTTGATAAGAAGGTTATTTGAGTGTAAGATAGTTAACATTGAATTGGGTGGGGTTTGTTTAGGCAGGGGGCTGCCTCAAGAATCTGCCTTGAGTTCGATTTTGATTAATGTTTACTTTAATGGGTTTGATAAGGAAGTTCAAGACTTACGGTTAAGGACGAATAAAGAGAATCCTAAGTTCATGGAAATTGGTCTTGTCTCGGCTGAAAGAGATTCAGACCATGTTTTTTATAAGCCATTGACGATTCATGCAGTCCGATTCTTGGATGAGATATTGATTGTTACTTCAGGAACAAAGATCATGACGTTAGAATTGAAAAATAAAGTTGTGAAGTTTTTAGAACATGATTTGGATTTGAGAGTGGATAAACTTTCAACTGTCATTCATAGCGCGGTTGAGGAGAAGATAGACTTCATGGGAATGGAGCTTCAGGCAGTTGCACCTTCAGTGCTTCGTCCTCCTAAGACAGAGAAAGCTATTAGGGCACAAAAAAAGTATCTAAGGCAAAAAGAAGTCCGGCTTTTGGAGTTGAAAAATGCAAAAGAGAGAAATAGGAAGAAGTTAGGATTGAAATTATTGAAGCATGTGTTCAGGAAGTTGAAACAAAGCAATGGATTCGAATTTGCGTTTCAGATTGAGAATGAGGTGAGACAAATTTTTCGCACATGGGGGGAGGAAGTGGTTCAAGAGTTTCTTGGCTCCGTGGATGAACGAGCTGAATGGCACCGGAATTTGTCTGCTGGTGATTTTCTCTCTTTGGAAAGGATTCGAAATTCTCTTCCACATGATCTTGTTGATGCATATGACAACTTCCAACATCAAGTTGATAAGTATTTGAAACCGATGAAGGCGAAGAAGATGTTGGAGGAAAAAGTGAAAAGAGCAGAAGAGGAAGATGAACAGAAATATGCCCAAAGAACCATAGAGGATTTGACGAGACGGTGCATCAAAGTCAAGGCACCCATGGAACTCATCCGGAAGGCAGTCAGGATGGTTGGATTCACCAATAGCATGGGTCGTCCTAGGCCTCTAACTTGGCTTATGGTTCTTGAAGATGTGGACATAATCAAATGGTATGCCGGGGTGGgaagaagatggcttgatttctATTGCTGCTGCCACAACTTCCGAACAGTGAAAATCATCGTAACTTATCATCTTAGATTCTCTTGTATCTTGACTTTAGCGGAAAAACACGAAGCCACCAAGCGCGAGACAATTAAACATTTCACTAAGgatttaaaagtttcaaacatTGATGGAGTTGAAGACGTGCACTTTCCTTCTGAAAAGGAGATCAAGATGATGGGAGATAGGAATCTCTCAGAACCGATTCCCGTGGATGGGGCGTTGGATTTGGTTTTGATGAGATTAGCATCTGATGAACCTTCTCACCGCTGTATCGCTCACTTCTGTGACAGAAATGATACAACCGTTTACAGGATTCAGTTACAGCTGAACGGCCTCGGAAAAAACTTCATCAATAAGAGCATACAAGGTTGTCTGATGGGCTCGATTCATGAGAGTTTACATAGAAAATGTGCTCCCTTGTGTCGTCTCCATGTAAGCGAAGTATACATGGGGAGATTGACTCTTCAAGACATCGATTGCACCGCTCTTTTGGACTTCGACTGA
- the LOC142537467 gene encoding uncharacterized protein LOC142537467: MCGKWYSLAKDVNFMTATKETPYSLVYGSEAVLPVEIGQTSTRIQSYPKRNDEARAQELDLIQEKEKEQRFEWKLIEDDLYELIIKKYDTREFQVGDLVLKKSNPAGEVGKLEARWEGPYKAIKDSVQEHCM; encoded by the exons ATGTGCGGGAAGTGGTACAGTCTTGCGAAGGATGTTAACTTCATG ACTGCTACTAAAGAAACTCCTTACAGCCTGGTTTATGGATCTGAAGCAGTGCTGCCGGTAGAGATTGGGCAAACCTCGACCAGAATTCAAAGTTATCCGAAAAGAAATGATGAAGCTCGGGCCCAGGAATTGGATTTAatccaagaaaaagaaaaagagcagcgattcgaatggaagcttatCGAAGACGATTTATACGAGCTTATAATAAAAAAGTACGACACCCGAGAATTTCAAGTTGGTGATCTGGTTCTCAAGAAATCAAACCCGGCCGGAGAGGTAGGAAAGTTAGAGGCTCGGTGGGAAGGACCTTACAAAGCAATAAAAGACTCAGTTCAGGAGCATTGTATGTAG
- the LOC142529690 gene encoding uncharacterized protein LOC142529690 isoform X1 → MVEMAARRKCRLWWPENLSSHAPSNFNYLFGWFISSSEASIDIVVAFACDEPTLSSSIAPRSDVQEFLRVTNENMPAFLQNKCKFSLLGSYVAEHSVNGQSAVYGNDKKTCKNSATNRQCLSRSPNACTNNSGSLRCGCHKLDGLFEQVGLAALENTWIKFVCGLTETVGQRIRAIPKIDHLHWNGEIVFQLDIHVIIYVVPTFNDHHYCLDPRGSFNSCTTPCKKPKWFDELHQKDSHLNLDAVIMAMNTASAAQMMLSRCLNAESGIRFRIVYMIKMFIWKAFSIFVASLSTVIYIFLQYAHILFGCMSHTFMYSILGNVFCNTRQSILLRSCQLLYWPFFLQDHGKRSQTCVKFAEKAALHKHLMWSNIVVDVFLGNVFGILLWYLAEPCCLWFSSCAHDITNHCLSTSVWLMGNPAGFKLNTELAGVLGMISLNGIQFWSTLWVFMSFLFIKFLKGLAICGIFLGLTTAAALIIDTISIATIHVLTFHLFLSLLYSCQIQTVAALWRLFRGRKWNPLRQRLDSYDYTVEQHVVGSLLFTPILLLLPTTSAFYIFFSGLHTAVSFICLFIGVTISIIHATPYSKIFIWLKTKKRFPSGIWFEVASCKCIESGAVNDGDKSTRKLHNTACAGGKSTILVLFLRSNYLNLGEVVWPHYRHVYGAFSKSSIISSAYSLLTGTSTRSYNVMHVPSKLPWMVIPWKEYWHLCHDSVYACRPSSCKPYS, encoded by the exons ATGGTGGAAATGGCGGCAAGAAGAAAGTGCAGGCTTTGGTGGCCGGAGAATCTTTCCTCTCATGCGCCGTCTAATTTCAATTACCTTTTCGGTTGGTTCATTTCTTCTTCGGAAGCTTCTATCGATATCGTAGTTGCTTTCGCCTGCGACGAGCCGACACTTTCTTCCTCAATTGCCCCACGATCAGATGTCCAG GAATTCCTTCGGGTGACAAATGAGAATATGCCTGcatttcttcaaaacaaatgcAAATTTTCTCTGCTAGGGTCTTATGTAGCAGAGCATAGTGTCAACGGACAGTCGGCTGTGTATGGAAATGATAAAAAGACATGCAAGAATTCGGCTACCAATAGACAATGTTTGTCACGAAGCCCAAATGCTTGTACGAATAATTCCGGAAGTTTAAGATGTGGATGCCACAAGCTCGATGGGTTATTTGAACAAGTTGGACTTGCGGCTCTAGAAAACACGTGGATCAAGTTTGTCTGTGGTCTAACAGAAACTGTTGGACAAAGAATTCGAGCCATACCCAAAATTGATCACTTACATTGGAATGGAGAAATAGTGTTTCAGTTGGATATCCAC GTCATAATTTATGTAGTTCCCACTTTTAATGATCACCATTATTGCCTGGACCCCCGGGGTTCATTCAACTCGTGCACAACTCCATGCAAGAAACCCAAATGGTTTGACGAGCTTCACCAGAAAGATTCACATCTTAACTTG GACGCTGTCATTATGGCGATGAATACTGCTAGTGCTGCTCAAATGATGCTTAGTAGATGTCTTAATGCGGAGTCCGGTATTCGATTCCGAATTGTTTACAT GATCAAAATGTTCATTTGGAAAGCATTTTCAATATTTGTTGCTTCCCTTTCAACagtcatatatatatttcttcaaTACGCGCATATTCTTTTTGGTTGCATGTCTCACACATTCATGTATAGCATACTGGGAAATGTATTTTGCAATACTAGGCAAAGCATCCTACTCCGCAGCTGTCAGTTATTGTATTGGCCTTTCTTTCTACAAGATCATGGTAAAAG GTCTCAGACATGTGTTAAGTTTGCGGAGAAAGCTGCACTCCACAAGCACTTAATGTGGTCAAATATTGTGGTTGATGTGTTTCTTGGGAATGTATTTGGCATTTTGCTTTGGTATTTGGCAGAACCTTGTTGCTTATGGTTTTCAAGCTGTGCTCATGACATTACAAATCATTGCTTAAGTACTAGCGTATGGCTGATGGGAAATCCAGCAGGTTTTAAGTTGAATACTGAGCTGGCAGGAGTTCTTGGAATGATTTCTCTAAATGGCATTCAATTTTGGTCGACTCTTTGGGTGTTTATGAGTTTTCTCTTCATCAAGTTTCTGAAAGGACTTGCTATATGTGGGATTTTTTTGGGTTTAACAACAGCCGCAGCTCTAATAATTGATACAATTTCCATAGCCACAATTCATGTTTTGACATTTCATTTATTTCTGTCACTTCTCTATTCATGTCAGATACAGACTGTGGCAGCATTATGGCGACTCTTCAG GGGTAGGAAGTGGAATCCTCTACGTCAAAGATTAGATAGCTACGACTATACTGTGGAGCAACATGTAGTTGGTTCTCTCCTCTTCACCCCAATTTTACTTCTATTGCCAACCACGTCTGCATTCTACATTTTCTTCAGCGGTTTGCACACAGCTGTGAGCTTTATCTGCTTGTTTATTGGGGTGACCATATCCATCATTCATGCTACTCCATAttctaaaattttcatttgGCTAAAGACGAAGAAGAGATTTCCATCAGGGATATGGTTTGAAGTGGCGTCGTGCAAATGTATTGAGAGTGGAGCTGTCAATGATGGTGACAAATCCACTCGGAAACTGCATAACACAGCTTGTGCTGGTGGTAAATCCACCATTTTGGTTTTATTTCTTCGGagcaactacttgaatttag GAGAAGTGGTCTGGCCACACTACAGGCACGTCTATGGAGCATTTTCCAAGTCGTCCATAATTTCATCAGCTTATAGTCTTCTAACTGGAACAAG CACTCGATCCTATAATGTGATGCATGTTCCTTCGAAATTGCCATGGATGGTAATCCCCTGGAAAGAATATTGGCACCTTTGCCACGATTCTGTCTACGCATGCAGGCCAAGTTCATGTAAACCTTATTCATAA